In one Silene latifolia isolate original U9 population chromosome 10, ASM4854445v1, whole genome shotgun sequence genomic region, the following are encoded:
- the LOC141609369 gene encoding eukaryotic translation initiation factor 2 subunit gamma-like, producing the protein MGRLMEQDLSTLDVTQLNPLSPEVISRQATINIGTIGHVAHGKSTVVKAISGIQTVRFKNELERNITIKLGYANAKIYKCEDERCPRPSCYRAYGSGKEDSPMCDAPGFEHSKMKLLRHVSFVDCPGHDILMATMLNGAAIMDGALLLIAANESCPQPQTSEHLAAIEVMKLEDIIILQNKVDLIQQKEALNQHAAIKSFVQGTVADKAPIVPISAQLKYNIDVVCEYLVNKIPVPTRNFDSPPNMIVIRSFDVNKPGYNIDDIRGGVAGGSILKGVLKVNQKIEVRPGIVVKDANGNIHCTPIYSRVVSLYAEQNELQFAVPGGLIGVGTTMDPTLTRADRLVGQVLGEIGSLPEVYIELKVNFFLLRRLLGVKTRTGDQDKVAKLTKGEILMVNIGSMSTGARVLSISKNEVVLRLTSPVCTNLEEKIAFSRRIEKHWRLIGWGTIIDGTVLDIPPPPSI; encoded by the exons ATGGGGCGTTTAATGGAGCAAGATTTAAGTACCTTGGATGTCACGCAACTAAATCCTCTCTCGCCGGAGGTTATCTCTCGCCAAGCAACAATTAATATAG GGACGATCGGCCATGTGGCCCACGGCAAGTCGACCGTTGTCAAAGCTATATCTGGAATTCAG ACGGTTCGTTTTAAGAACGAATTGGAGCGTAACATTACTATCAAGCTTGGATATGCTAATGCAAAAATATACAAATGCGAGGATGAACGCTGCCCACGACCGTCCTGTTACAGGGCATATGGCAGTGGAAAGGAAGATAGTCCAATGTGTGATGCGCCTGGATTCGAGCACTCTAAGATGAAACTTCTTAGACATGTCTCATTTGTCGACTGTCCG GGTCACGATATTCTTATGGCTACCATGCTTAACGGAGCCGCAATCATGGATGGTGCTTTACTTCTTATCGCGGCTAATGAGAGCTGTCCGCAACCTCAAACCTCTGAGCATCTTGCTGCTATTGAAGTTATGAAACTTGAGGATATCATCATACTACAAAATAAGGTTGATCTAATTCAACAAAAAGAAGCCTTAAATCAACATGCAGCGATTAAAAGTTTTGTTCAG GGTACTGTCGCCGATAAAGCACCTATAGTACCAATTTCTGCACAATTGAAGTACAACATTGATGTTGTTTGTGAATATTTGGTGAATAAGATTCCGGTTCCCACGAGGAACTTCGACTCACCACCAAATATGATCGTGATACGTTCTTTTGATGTTAATAAACCTGGTTATAACATTGATGACATACGCGGTGGTGTTGCTGGAGGGAGTATTCTTAAGGGTGTCTTGAAAGTGAACCAAAAAATCGAGGTTCGACCTGGAATTGTCGTCAAGGATGCAAACGGAAACATCCACTGCACACCCATATACTCGAGGGTTGTTTCGTTGTACGCTGAACAGAACGAGCTACAATTTGCTGTCCCAGGTGGTCTAATTGGGGTTGGGACTACCATGGATCCAACTTTAACTCGAGCTGATCGACTGGTTGGTCAGGTACTCGGAGAGATTGGGTCTCTTCCGGAGGTATATATCGAGTTGAAGGTAAACTTTTTCCTATTACGACGCTTGCTTGGTGTCAAGACAAGGACAGGGGATCAAGACAAGGTTGCAAAACTCACCAAGGGAGAGATTCTGATGGTAAACATTGGATCAATGTCGACCGGTGCCCGAGTACTCAGCATCAGTAAGAATGAGGTCGTTTTGAGACTTACCTCTCCGGTTTGCACCAACTTAGAAGAGAAGATTGCGTTTAGTCGCCGTATTGAAAAGCATTGGCGACTTATTGGTTGGGGTACGATTATAGATGGCACGGTTCTCGATATCCCCCCTCCCCCTTCCATTTAG